The following are from one region of the Halictus rubicundus isolate RS-2024b chromosome 15, iyHalRubi1_principal, whole genome shotgun sequence genome:
- the LOC143361380 gene encoding uncharacterized protein LOC143361380 produces the protein MASMKILVITGLLAVQLLEVYGHGMMMDPVSRSSAWRKGFPVEPNYDDMGLFCGGYQVQFEQNGGRCGLCGDNYALPQPRPNENGGTYGRGVIVKRYNRGQTINVNVKLTANHKGTFTFHLCPLQGSGQLETESCFNRYPLQLADGSRSSKVPSGQFEFNIPVRLPGGVTCEQCVIRWTYRTGNNWGECDDGTSALGCGPQETFKNCADVTIS, from the exons ATGGCGTCTATGAAAATTTTGGTGATCACCGGTCTGCTGGCTGTCCAGCTCCTGGAGGTCTACGGCCATGGGATGATGATGGACCCCGTGTCCAGGAGCAGTGCATGGAGAAAAGGATTCCCCGTTGAGCCGAACTATGACGACATGGGTCTTTTCTGCGGAGGATACCAA GTTCAGTTCGAACAAAATGGTGGACGATGTGGTCTGTGCGGCGACAACTATGCCCTTCCTCAACCTAGACCCAATGAGAACGGTGGAACTTATGGAAGAGGTGTGATTGTGAAAAG GTACAACCGTGGTCAGACAATCAACGTAAACGTGAAGTTAACTGCCAACCACAAGGGAACCTTCACTTTCCACCTGTGCCCCCTTCAAGGGAGCGGCCAATTGGAGACCGAAAGCTGCTTCAATCGTTATCCTCTTCAGTTAGCCGACGGTTCCAGGTCTAGCAAGGTCCCTAGCGGTCAATTCGAATTCAACATACCTGTTCGCCTACCTGGAGGTGTCACCTGCGAGCAGTGCGTCATCAGGTGGACCTACAGGACCGGAAACAACTGGGGAGAGTGCGACGATGGCACCTCTGCTTTGGGCTGTGGGCCGCAGGAGACCTTCAAGAACTGTGCTGATGTTACCATCTCCTaa